The following DNA comes from Gouania willdenowi unplaced genomic scaffold, fGouWil2.1 scaffold_32_arrow_ctg1, whole genome shotgun sequence.
acacatagatcacagggttaagcagagagttgaagaaaaacagacaaataacaaaaatgtaagatgaTAAACTTTTCTCTTCAAACCCTGTTGTAAGTACAACAAGGTAAAATGGAGttaaacacattagaaacacaacaaccactacacccagagctctagcagctttcagctctgacctgttaacattcagtgaactctgaagtgtcaccactgtaacatgagagcgcatggcctgggcctgagacacagccaccataaacactctcacatacaggaCCACTATGATGCTGACTGGAATGATGAAAGAGAAAATTAGATCAATAACTCCACCatgaatgtttgtgtgattaatgTACATTAGTTTCCTCTGAAACAATATCATGTCACTGTAAAAGATTCCCAAGTTGATTtaaacattaataatgataaacagTTTTGACTTCATAAAATCAAATACAATGTGTGAAATCATTTTCTAGAAGCAACACATCAGCaggtgttttcttttcattcatgGCTAAAGtaaacagaactctaaaaacattcaTCCCCACAGTTTTACAGTGACTGTATTAAATCCCAGCAGCACATTGTCCCTGACTTTTCctctttacagtatgttggcctcactggagccagacttcagaatctgaagagaaaaaacacatttcacacatttcctgaaccagggatacagaaacacatagatcacagggttaagcagagagttgaagtaaaacagacaaataacaaaaatgtaagatgaTAGACTTTTCACTCCAAACCTTGTTGTAAGTAAAACAAGGTAAAATGGAGttaaacacattagaaacacaacaaccactacacccagagctctagcagctttcagctctgacctgttaaccttcagtgaactctgaagtgtcaccactgtaacatgagagcgcatggcctgggcctgagacacagccaccataaacactctcacatacaggaCCACTATGATGCTGATTGGAATGAAGAAATTGAAAACAACATTCATAATTCTACCAACAGGATGGACATTAATCGCACATTCTCCAGCACAGGAATCAAATTGACCTGGATTTTCTATGTTATAATTTAGCATCAGACAGTGAAAGAGAGTAGAACCAGCCCAACACAGGACAATGCATATCTTAGCTCTGTTTTTAGTGACTTTAGTTTGATAGTGCATTGGATCACAAACAGCCACATAACGATCAACTGATATCAACACAACAGTTCCTATTGAAGCCGAGGttgaaacaaaacttaatgTAGCATAAAAAACACACCAGCCTGCACCTAAAAACCAGCAGCCATTGATAAGGAAAATCATAAAAACCCAGACGAACCCAATAGAGAAATCTGACACagccagagagaggaggaggaagttggtgGGAGTGTGCAGCTTCCTGGAGGAGATAGAGAGAAACACACTGATATCATTATATGATACAACAATTATCATCATAGCAGAAAACAGCAGGAGTCTAACAACATAAGtcataaaacaacagaacatgTCAATACCTGAAGTGTGAGATGGAGATGATGACCAGCAGGTTGAGAGTTAAAGTGAGCacagagatggaggacaggatgaTGTGAAGGAGCACAGACACTGAGTGAGAACGCACGATCCTCCTGCATGAAGAGTTTCCCAGGTGTGGATAGCAGAGCTCAGCTTCATCAGGTGTGCTCATAgtgaggagaagaagatgatgagCTCTGCATCGTTCTGCCTCAGCCTCTCTGATGAACAACTGATATATtattcctgctccaacacagggATGTGGAGGCTGGACCTGAGGACTGGACCTCCCTCAGACAATGTCTGATTGACACATTATTATTCTACTCCTACATTATGCAACACTAAACAATTCTgacctttttcctttcattCTGAATTCTATCAGCTTTGTAAACTCCATACacagcatttattaaaaacactatttcgtattttcatatatactgtagataatgCTGTAGGAGTGCTGTAAACGTAATAGAAAAATCAGTGAAGCCGGACACCTGTGATTTATTCTCCATTTATTCGGATTATATTCATTTTCACAttaattttaaacctttttactgtaatcaataattagggcccgagcacaatgcgtaggaccctattgtaatgcacctcgttttaataatttttaatattCTTCTTCTAACAAAAAAGTTCACATCACATTTTTAAGggcctaaacacgttcaaaatCTAATGAAAATTTGAACAAATATTAGCAAAGgcaaaaattgtatttgcttAAGACATCATCACTGAGGAACTTCTGCAAAAGTGTTACCATGACTAATGACATGCTAATTATTGatagcagctttcatttatatgccaaaaaaatgagttatgTTTTAACCCAACcttcattcatagtcatagcgccacctattggcaATCATAGGCAtaatatttgcacagaacaatgcaggaaagtttgtgatataatccttgaaaatggtcagctacatctcaacactttaaaatttctgccacaccccgacatgcaacacacctcaacgtgcgccACTTCCCGACATGTGTATGGTTTAAGCACTGGTTACAAGGGGTGTGAGGATACACTCAACTGATATATCAGGATTTGATTCAAATCTAATTTGAATCTCAATATTAGGTCCCCTATTCACTCAAGGGTTAGGAAAGTAACACACATTTAGGCCTGTCAGGTGGGagcccggcccctctgttgatggctggacCACCGTGTAGCGCACAATTACATCGGGGTGATGCGGTCGAGTGTGTCATGGCCATTGGTGGGCGTTGGGGGTCATTGCTGGGTCGGCCTTGCGGGGTGTGAGGGTGCCTCTCCTCTTTGGGAGTGGCTGGGTGCCTGGCTTGTCGCCTGGTGGTCTTGGGGACGGTCTCCGCGTTATATGGGCCCTGGGCGGCCTGGCGCACCAGTGTAGGGAGTGAGTGCGCTGGGGAGATGCTGGCGTCTTCGgtatgatgctgtttgctgggagGTGGAGCTCGCTGCTCCGGTGGGTGGCGCTGTCGATTGTCTGGTGGGTCTGTCTCGCTGCCTGCCGGCCGATGGGTGCCCTTGGATGCTTGCGGTGCAGCGTGGGGTGGCCCCCCCCTTGGGCTTTGGCTTGGGGCTGTGCACGGACTGGACCTTCAGAGATCACCTGCTCTTCAAATTATGCAACTTTGGGACTTTCTCTTGTacttctcttgtttttttctgccaGATCATTAaagacaatgacaataaaaaaaaatgatcttgattaaatAACCCACACTAATCCTGTTCCTTTCATTTTAGAGAGGTTATTTATCTTCAGAATAACTAGTTTAAACCTGCTTGAAAATCCAAATTCTGAGGGACCCAAGATGCAATGTATGAATACATAATTGCTTTTACTTTCAACACTTTCATCAATCTTTCCACCTACTTTAGCTCTAACCATAGATTTAAGTTTTTGTCAATTAAAGGTGCGTTCGCACCAACAAACCCTAGAGCGGGTAAAATGTTCTTGGATTTAGGAGGTTGAGTGAGCTCCCAAACCAAGTCTAGAGTGGATCAAACAGGCCAATTCTAAAGCTATTGTTTCCACCAGTCTATGAGCGTTTCTAATCGTAGTCTAGAGCGATTAGGTAATATCTAAACACAAGCATACTATCAACAGGAAGTGTGTGAGATGATATAGAGTGCACTGTTTTCCAGAACTTCCTAGGATCAGATCTGCAACTCCTTTAAAGGGCCCTTGttaagctaaattgactttactgtgctttaaacatgatgaaGGTCGATTAGGGTTTCATACAcatgatcaaagtgttttttgtttttttttattgtttccctcaatcgttagttagagggtaatttgctcctttcttactgcagggtgagcccaaacacttcgcttcaatttgatgacacgttcccactttgatgacgaatttgacgcggcactgagctggagaagccacgcctccaggaagctctctg
Coding sequences within:
- the LOC114459572 gene encoding trace amine-associated receptor 3-like, with protein sequence MSTPDEAELCYPHLGNSSCRRIVRSHSVSVLLHIILSSISVLTLTLNLLVIISISHFRKLHTPTNFLLLSLAVSDFSIGF